A genome region from Micromonospora inyonensis includes the following:
- a CDS encoding PHP domain-containing protein has protein sequence MTPRPSSAPSRIDLHTHSTASDGTLTPAELVRAAADAGLDVVAITDHDTTAGWEPARRALPPGLTLIRGAEISCLWNGVRPGVSLHLLAYLFDPDFPALAAELARVRASREARGERIVELLRADGIEVSWTEIHTAAAGGSVGRPHIAAALIRAGLVATTTEAFGPQWLGSRYRVAKDDIDVFRAVELVRAAGGVPVFAHPRATRRGRIVPDELIVELAGAGLAGLEADHEDHSPAEREHVRALADRLGLIVTGSSDFHGTHKTVRLGAHTTSPQAYERIVAQAGGVTPVASG, from the coding sequence GTGACCCCGCGACCATCGTCCGCCCCGAGCCGGATCGACCTGCACACCCACTCCACCGCCAGCGACGGCACGCTGACCCCGGCCGAACTGGTGCGGGCCGCCGCCGACGCCGGGCTCGACGTCGTGGCGATCACCGACCACGACACCACCGCCGGCTGGGAACCGGCGCGCCGGGCGCTGCCGCCCGGACTCACCCTGATCCGGGGCGCGGAGATCTCCTGCCTGTGGAACGGGGTGCGGCCCGGGGTGTCGCTGCACCTGCTGGCGTACCTGTTCGATCCGGACTTCCCGGCGCTCGCCGCCGAACTGGCCCGGGTCCGGGCCTCCCGGGAGGCCCGTGGCGAGCGGATCGTCGAGCTGTTGCGGGCCGACGGGATCGAGGTGAGCTGGACGGAGATCCACACCGCCGCCGCGGGTGGCTCCGTAGGCCGCCCGCACATCGCGGCGGCACTGATCCGCGCCGGGCTGGTGGCGACCACCACCGAGGCGTTCGGCCCGCAGTGGCTGGGCAGCCGGTACCGGGTCGCCAAGGACGACATCGACGTCTTCCGGGCGGTGGAGCTGGTCCGGGCGGCCGGCGGGGTGCCGGTCTTCGCCCACCCCCGGGCCACCCGCCGGGGCCGGATCGTGCCGGACGAGCTGATCGTCGAGCTGGCCGGGGCGGGCCTGGCCGGGCTGGAGGCCGACCACGAGGACCACTCGCCGGCCGAACGGGAGCACGTCCGGGCCCTCGCGGACCGGCTCGGCCTGATCGTGACGGGCTCGTCGGACTTCCACGGCACGCACAAGACCGTCCGGCTGGGTGCCCACACCACCAGTCCGCAGGCGTACGAGCGGATCGTCGCGCAGGCCGGCGGGGTGACCCCGGTCGCTTCGGGCTGA
- a CDS encoding MarC family protein — protein MDAKLFGEVFVTLLVITDPPGMMPIFLALTGPMSARDRHRAAWQAVALALGVIVVFAVAGQTLLDYLHVDLPALQAAGGLLLVLVALELLTGKADDPSQQSTTNIALVPLGTPLLAGPGAIVATMLFVQQADGAADVTAIAAAIVAVMVAVWVVLRFSGGIVKVLRPGGIEVLTRIAGLLLAAIAVQLIADAIAAFVTQYASLT, from the coding sequence GTGGACGCCAAGCTGTTCGGAGAGGTCTTCGTGACCCTGCTGGTCATCACCGACCCGCCGGGCATGATGCCGATCTTCCTCGCGCTGACCGGCCCGATGTCGGCCCGGGACCGCCATCGGGCAGCCTGGCAGGCGGTGGCGCTGGCCCTCGGCGTGATCGTGGTCTTCGCGGTGGCCGGGCAGACTCTCCTCGACTACCTGCACGTGGACCTGCCGGCCCTCCAGGCCGCCGGTGGGCTGCTGCTGGTGCTGGTCGCGCTGGAACTGCTCACCGGCAAGGCGGACGACCCCAGCCAACAGTCCACCACCAACATCGCCCTGGTGCCGCTGGGCACCCCGCTGCTGGCCGGACCGGGTGCCATCGTGGCGACGATGCTCTTCGTCCAGCAGGCGGACGGCGCCGCCGACGTCACCGCCATCGCCGCCGCCATCGTCGCGGTGATGGTCGCCGTCTGGGTCGTGCTCCGCTTCTCCGGTGGGATCGTCAAGGTGCTCCGCCCCGGCGGGATCGAGGTGCTCACCCGGATCGCCGGCCTGTTGCTGGCGGCGATCGCCGTCCAGCTCATCGCGGACGCCATCGCCGCGTTCGTGACGCAGTACGCCAGTCTGACCTGA
- a CDS encoding RecB family exonuclease: protein MPERLFVCTPSKLGAYADCPRRYRYSYVDRPAPPKGPPWAHNSLGASVHTALKNWYAIPVDRRHPQALAALLKGTWVRDGYRDDEQERAAFRRALSWLEGYVDTLDPADEPVGVERTVAAKTAVLALNGRADRIDSRPGPDGPELVIVDYKTGRAGLDADDARGSQALALYAYAAERVFRRPCRRVELHHLPTGTVAAHEHTPESLARQVDRAEQTARDIMAAERSVADGAGPDAAFPTLPGTHCGWCDFRRICPDGARAPGQEPWAAVERTLAATPRD, encoded by the coding sequence ATGCCGGAGCGGCTCTTCGTCTGCACACCGAGCAAGCTCGGGGCGTACGCCGACTGCCCCCGTCGCTACCGCTACTCCTACGTCGACCGTCCCGCCCCGCCGAAGGGGCCGCCGTGGGCGCACAACTCCCTCGGCGCGAGCGTGCACACCGCCCTGAAGAACTGGTACGCGATCCCCGTCGACCGGCGTCACCCGCAGGCGCTGGCCGCCCTGCTCAAGGGCACCTGGGTCCGCGACGGCTACCGCGACGACGAGCAGGAGCGGGCCGCCTTCCGGCGGGCGCTGTCCTGGCTGGAGGGGTACGTCGACACCCTCGACCCGGCCGACGAGCCGGTCGGGGTGGAGCGGACGGTGGCGGCGAAGACCGCCGTGCTGGCGCTCAACGGCCGCGCCGACCGGATCGACTCCCGCCCCGGCCCGGACGGCCCCGAGCTGGTCATCGTCGACTACAAGACCGGCCGCGCCGGGCTGGACGCCGACGACGCCCGGGGATCGCAGGCGCTGGCGCTCTACGCCTACGCCGCCGAGCGGGTGTTCCGCCGGCCGTGCCGTCGGGTCGAGCTGCACCACCTGCCCACCGGCACGGTCGCCGCCCACGAGCACACCCCCGAGTCCCTCGCCCGGCAGGTCGACCGGGCCGAGCAGACCGCGCGGGACATCATGGCCGCCGAGCGGTCCGTCGCCGACGGGGCCGGCCCCGACGCGGCGTTCCCCACCCTCCCCGGCACGCACTGCGGCTGGTGCGACTTCCGGCGGATCTGTCCCGACGGGGCGCGGGCTCCCGGCCAGGAGCCGTGGGCCGCCGTGGAACGGACCCTGGCGGCAACCCCACGGGACTGA
- a CDS encoding oxygenase MpaB family protein has translation MESDDLGLFGPDSVTWKVHGEPVLLVAGLRALYLQALHPRAMAGVAQNSNYRRDSWGRLLRTATYVATTIYGTTAEAEAAGRRLRRLHARLRAVDPGTGEEFRIDEPDLLRWVHVTEVESFVSTARRAGLSLTDAEVDGYYTEQRRTAALVGLDPETVPGTAAEVDDYYRRIRPELRMTREAAETALFLTAPPLPGRFSLPVRLGLTLGPPRWAYFGVAGTALGLLPGWAQRLYGGLGLPTTALSAEVGLRALRLALAAVPQRYREGPLQQAAKARAARLAGPAVPA, from the coding sequence GTGGAATCCGATGACCTCGGCCTCTTCGGTCCCGACTCGGTGACCTGGAAGGTCCACGGGGAACCCGTCCTGCTCGTCGCCGGCCTGCGTGCGCTCTACCTCCAGGCCCTGCACCCCCGGGCGATGGCCGGGGTGGCGCAGAACAGCAACTACCGCCGGGACTCGTGGGGCCGGCTGCTGCGCACCGCCACCTACGTGGCGACCACGATCTACGGCACCACCGCCGAGGCGGAGGCGGCCGGCCGCCGGCTGCGGAGGCTGCACGCCCGGCTCCGGGCCGTCGACCCGGGCACCGGGGAAGAGTTCCGGATCGACGAGCCCGACCTGCTCCGCTGGGTGCACGTCACCGAGGTCGAGTCGTTCGTCAGCACCGCCCGGCGGGCCGGGCTGTCGTTGACCGACGCCGAGGTGGACGGCTACTACACCGAGCAGCGCCGGACGGCGGCCCTGGTCGGGCTGGACCCGGAGACCGTCCCGGGCACAGCGGCCGAGGTCGACGACTACTACCGGCGGATCCGACCGGAGCTGCGGATGACCCGGGAGGCGGCAGAGACCGCGCTCTTCCTCACCGCTCCGCCGCTACCCGGGAGGTTCAGCCTCCCGGTGCGGCTCGGCCTCACCCTCGGCCCGCCCCGCTGGGCGTATTTCGGCGTCGCCGGTACGGCGCTGGGCCTGCTGCCCGGCTGGGCCCAGCGGCTCTACGGCGGGCTGGGGCTGCCCACCACCGCCCTCTCGGCCGAGGTGGGCCTGCGGGCGTTACGGCTGGCACTGGCCGCCGTTCCCCAGCGTTACCGGGAAGGCCCGCTCCAGCAGGCCGCCAAGGCCCGCGCCGCCCGGCTCGCCGGCCCGGCCGTGCCGGCCTGA
- a CDS encoding Fur family transcriptional regulator produces MSGAEELLRSKGLRVTRPRLAVLDVLAAGGHLDVDEITRRVRERLDSVSTQAVYDVLGALSRAGLSRRIEPAGSPARFEARAGDNHHHVVCRGCGDIADIDCAVGSAPCLDPSTAHGFQVDEAEVTFWGLCPACQARRRADV; encoded by the coding sequence ATGTCCGGTGCCGAGGAACTGCTCAGGTCGAAGGGCCTGCGGGTCACCCGACCCCGGCTCGCCGTCCTCGACGTCCTCGCCGCCGGCGGGCACCTCGATGTCGACGAGATCACCCGGCGGGTCCGTGAGCGGTTGGACTCGGTCTCCACCCAGGCGGTGTACGACGTGCTCGGCGCGCTCTCCCGGGCCGGCCTGTCCCGCCGGATCGAACCGGCCGGCAGCCCCGCCCGGTTCGAGGCACGCGCCGGGGACAACCACCACCACGTGGTCTGCCGTGGCTGCGGCGACATCGCCGACATCGACTGCGCCGTGGGCAGCGCCCCGTGCCTCGACCCGAGCACCGCCCACGGGTTCCAGGTCGACGAGGCGGAGGTCACCTTCTGGGGGCTCTGCCCCGCCTGCCAGGCCCGCCGCCGGGCCGACGTCTGA
- a CDS encoding DUF2231 domain-containing protein, with protein sequence MFETVAGLPVHVLVVHAVVVFVPLLALLAVAYGVLPRWRDRLGWAVGVLAVVTPVVAWVATESGEAFENMLRDGGYPPEILSQVETHSGYGDLLFRATLGLAVAAVALLLVTSGRARARSLPSWLPVVLTVVVVALAVLAMAYVYLTGETGARAVWDGVA encoded by the coding sequence GTGTTCGAGACGGTCGCAGGGTTGCCGGTACACGTCCTGGTCGTGCACGCCGTCGTGGTGTTCGTGCCGTTGCTGGCGTTGCTCGCCGTCGCGTACGGGGTGCTGCCCCGGTGGCGCGACCGCCTCGGCTGGGCGGTGGGGGTGCTCGCCGTGGTGACGCCGGTGGTCGCCTGGGTGGCGACCGAGTCCGGCGAGGCGTTCGAGAACATGCTCCGGGACGGTGGCTACCCGCCGGAGATCCTCTCCCAGGTCGAGACCCACTCCGGTTACGGCGACCTGCTGTTCCGGGCGACCCTGGGGCTGGCCGTCGCGGCGGTCGCGTTGCTGCTGGTGACGAGCGGGCGGGCCCGCGCCCGGTCACTGCCGTCCTGGCTGCCGGTGGTGCTGACGGTCGTGGTGGTCGCCCTGGCGGTGCTCGCGATGGCCTACGTCTACCTGACCGGGGAGACGGGTGCCCGCGCGGTCTGGGACGGCGTGGCCTGA